The following coding sequences lie in one Arachis ipaensis cultivar K30076 chromosome B05, Araip1.1, whole genome shotgun sequence genomic window:
- the LOC107640579 gene encoding methyltransferase-like protein 7A isoform X1, translated as MKLLLLNWIEVLGISLLLFFILFYFFCGKVAKYKSQVLSNLKGKALKILEVGIGTGPNLSYYANDSDVHVVGIDPNPKMEKYARSSARLAGLLLSNFEFFQAVGEAIPLSDASVDAVVGTLVLCSVKDVDLALKEVKRVLRPGGKYVFVEHVAAKDGTTLKIFQRLIDPLQQILADGCHLSRDTGNSIYKAGFSSVEFKTAFVSNASFINPHIYGIAYK; from the exons ATGAAGctgttgttgttgaattggattgaagtTTTgggaatttctcttcttcttttttttattttattttattttttttgtggtAAGGTTGCAAAGTACAAGTCACAAGTCTTAAGTAACTTGAAGGGGAAGGCTCTTAAAATCTTGGAGGTTGGGATTGGAACAGGTCCTAACCTCAGTTATTATGCTAACGATTCCGATGTTCATGTTGTTGGCATTGATCCTAACCCGAAGATGGAGAAATATGCTCGGTCTTCGGCTAGATTGGCTGGCTTACTGCTCTCAAACTTCGAGTTTTTTCAAGCT GTTGGGGAGGCTATACCACTAAGTGATGCTTCAGTGGATGCAGTCGTTGGAACGCTTGTATTGTGTTCTGTTAAAGATGTTGATTTGGCATTAAAAG AAGTTAAGAGGGTGTTGCGACCTGGTGGAAAGTATGTGTTTGTCGAACACGTGGCTGCAAAAG ATGGCACAACTCTCAAAATTTTCCAACGACTTATTGATCCTCTGCAGCAGATACTTGCAGATGGGTGCCACCTTTCAAGAGATACAGGAAACAGCATATACAAAGCTGGATTTTCAAGTGTTGAGTTCAAGACAGCATTTGTGTCTAACGCTTCATTTATAAACCCCCATATATATGGAATAGCATACAAGTAG
- the LOC107640579 gene encoding methyltransferase-like protein 7A isoform X2 has translation MKLLLLNWIEVLGISLLLFFILFYFFCGKVAKYKSQVLSNLKGKALKILEVGIGTGPNLSYYANDSDVHVVGIDPNPKMEKYARSSARLAGLLLSNFEFFQAVGEAIPLSDASVDAVVGTLVLCSVKDVDLALKVKRVLRPGGKYVFVEHVAAKDGTTLKIFQRLIDPLQQILADGCHLSRDTGNSIYKAGFSSVEFKTAFVSNASFINPHIYGIAYK, from the exons ATGAAGctgttgttgttgaattggattgaagtTTTgggaatttctcttcttcttttttttattttattttattttttttgtggtAAGGTTGCAAAGTACAAGTCACAAGTCTTAAGTAACTTGAAGGGGAAGGCTCTTAAAATCTTGGAGGTTGGGATTGGAACAGGTCCTAACCTCAGTTATTATGCTAACGATTCCGATGTTCATGTTGTTGGCATTGATCCTAACCCGAAGATGGAGAAATATGCTCGGTCTTCGGCTAGATTGGCTGGCTTACTGCTCTCAAACTTCGAGTTTTTTCAAGCT GTTGGGGAGGCTATACCACTAAGTGATGCTTCAGTGGATGCAGTCGTTGGAACGCTTGTATTGTGTTCTGTTAAAGATGTTGATTTGGCATTAAAAG TTAAGAGGGTGTTGCGACCTGGTGGAAAGTATGTGTTTGTCGAACACGTGGCTGCAAAAG ATGGCACAACTCTCAAAATTTTCCAACGACTTATTGATCCTCTGCAGCAGATACTTGCAGATGGGTGCCACCTTTCAAGAGATACAGGAAACAGCATATACAAAGCTGGATTTTCAAGTGTTGAGTTCAAGACAGCATTTGTGTCTAACGCTTCATTTATAAACCCCCATATATATGGAATAGCATACAAGTAG
- the LOC107640579 gene encoding methyltransferase-like protein 7A isoform X6: MKLLLLNWIEVLGISLLLFFILFYFFCGKVAKYKSQVLSNLKGKALKILEVGIGTGPNLSYYANDSDVHVVGIDPNPKMEKYARSSARLAGLLLSNFEFFQAVGEAIPLSDASVDAVVGTLVLCSVKDVDLALKVKRVLRPGGKYVFVEHVAAKDTCRWVPPFKRYRKQHIQSWIFKC, translated from the exons ATGAAGctgttgttgttgaattggattgaagtTTTgggaatttctcttcttcttttttttattttattttattttttttgtggtAAGGTTGCAAAGTACAAGTCACAAGTCTTAAGTAACTTGAAGGGGAAGGCTCTTAAAATCTTGGAGGTTGGGATTGGAACAGGTCCTAACCTCAGTTATTATGCTAACGATTCCGATGTTCATGTTGTTGGCATTGATCCTAACCCGAAGATGGAGAAATATGCTCGGTCTTCGGCTAGATTGGCTGGCTTACTGCTCTCAAACTTCGAGTTTTTTCAAGCT GTTGGGGAGGCTATACCACTAAGTGATGCTTCAGTGGATGCAGTCGTTGGAACGCTTGTATTGTGTTCTGTTAAAGATGTTGATTTGGCATTAAAAG TTAAGAGGGTGTTGCGACCTGGTGGAAAGTATGTGTTTGTCGAACACGTGGCTGCAAAAG ATACTTGCAGATGGGTGCCACCTTTCAAGAGATACAGGAAACAGCATATACAAAGCTGGATTTTCAAGTGTTGA
- the LOC107640579 gene encoding methyltransferase-like protein 7A isoform X3 produces the protein MKLLLLNWIEVLGISLLLFFILFYFFCGKVAKYKSQVLSNLKGKALKILEVGIGTGPNLSYYANDSDVHVVGIDPNPKMEKYARSSARLAGLLLSNFEFFQAVGEAIPLSDASVDAVVGTLVLCSVKDVDLALKEVKRVLRPGGKYVFVEHVAAKADTCRWVPPFKRYRKQHIQSWIFKC, from the exons ATGAAGctgttgttgttgaattggattgaagtTTTgggaatttctcttcttcttttttttattttattttattttttttgtggtAAGGTTGCAAAGTACAAGTCACAAGTCTTAAGTAACTTGAAGGGGAAGGCTCTTAAAATCTTGGAGGTTGGGATTGGAACAGGTCCTAACCTCAGTTATTATGCTAACGATTCCGATGTTCATGTTGTTGGCATTGATCCTAACCCGAAGATGGAGAAATATGCTCGGTCTTCGGCTAGATTGGCTGGCTTACTGCTCTCAAACTTCGAGTTTTTTCAAGCT GTTGGGGAGGCTATACCACTAAGTGATGCTTCAGTGGATGCAGTCGTTGGAACGCTTGTATTGTGTTCTGTTAAAGATGTTGATTTGGCATTAAAAG AAGTTAAGAGGGTGTTGCGACCTGGTGGAAAGTATGTGTTTGTCGAACACGTGGCTGCAAAAG CAGATACTTGCAGATGGGTGCCACCTTTCAAGAGATACAGGAAACAGCATATACAAAGCTGGATTTTCAAGTGTTGA
- the LOC107640579 gene encoding methyltransferase-like protein 7A isoform X4 codes for MKLLLLNWIEVLGISLLLFFILFYFFCGKVAKYKSQVLSNLKGKALKILEVGIGTGPNLSYYANDSDVHVVGIDPNPKMEKYARSSARLAGLLLSNFEFFQAVGEAIPLSDASVDAVVGTLVLCSVKDVDLALKEVKRVLRPGGKYVFVEHVAAKDTCRWVPPFKRYRKQHIQSWIFKC; via the exons ATGAAGctgttgttgttgaattggattgaagtTTTgggaatttctcttcttcttttttttattttattttattttttttgtggtAAGGTTGCAAAGTACAAGTCACAAGTCTTAAGTAACTTGAAGGGGAAGGCTCTTAAAATCTTGGAGGTTGGGATTGGAACAGGTCCTAACCTCAGTTATTATGCTAACGATTCCGATGTTCATGTTGTTGGCATTGATCCTAACCCGAAGATGGAGAAATATGCTCGGTCTTCGGCTAGATTGGCTGGCTTACTGCTCTCAAACTTCGAGTTTTTTCAAGCT GTTGGGGAGGCTATACCACTAAGTGATGCTTCAGTGGATGCAGTCGTTGGAACGCTTGTATTGTGTTCTGTTAAAGATGTTGATTTGGCATTAAAAG AAGTTAAGAGGGTGTTGCGACCTGGTGGAAAGTATGTGTTTGTCGAACACGTGGCTGCAAAAG ATACTTGCAGATGGGTGCCACCTTTCAAGAGATACAGGAAACAGCATATACAAAGCTGGATTTTCAAGTGTTGA
- the LOC107640579 gene encoding methyltransferase-like protein 7A isoform X5: MKLLLLNWIEVLGISLLLFFILFYFFCGKVAKYKSQVLSNLKGKALKILEVGIGTGPNLSYYANDSDVHVVGIDPNPKMEKYARSSARLAGLLLSNFEFFQAVGEAIPLSDASVDAVVGTLVLCSVKDVDLALKVKRVLRPGGKYVFVEHVAAKADTCRWVPPFKRYRKQHIQSWIFKC, from the exons ATGAAGctgttgttgttgaattggattgaagtTTTgggaatttctcttcttcttttttttattttattttattttttttgtggtAAGGTTGCAAAGTACAAGTCACAAGTCTTAAGTAACTTGAAGGGGAAGGCTCTTAAAATCTTGGAGGTTGGGATTGGAACAGGTCCTAACCTCAGTTATTATGCTAACGATTCCGATGTTCATGTTGTTGGCATTGATCCTAACCCGAAGATGGAGAAATATGCTCGGTCTTCGGCTAGATTGGCTGGCTTACTGCTCTCAAACTTCGAGTTTTTTCAAGCT GTTGGGGAGGCTATACCACTAAGTGATGCTTCAGTGGATGCAGTCGTTGGAACGCTTGTATTGTGTTCTGTTAAAGATGTTGATTTGGCATTAAAAG TTAAGAGGGTGTTGCGACCTGGTGGAAAGTATGTGTTTGTCGAACACGTGGCTGCAAAAG CAGATACTTGCAGATGGGTGCCACCTTTCAAGAGATACAGGAAACAGCATATACAAAGCTGGATTTTCAAGTGTTGA
- the LOC107640578 gene encoding uncharacterized protein LOC107640578 yields MEHKLQLEELECLRLEAYENVQFYKEKAKTFHDQNIRRKSFKIGDEVLVYNSRLRLMPGKLRFRWDGPFKVVDVKPYGVVEVIHPINGIKFKINGHRVKLYHTQSKNAKELEIFLLGEVSSDQ; encoded by the coding sequence ATGGAACATAAACTCCAATTGGAGGAATTAGAGTGTCTTAGGctagaagcatatgagaatgTTCAGTTTTACAAGGAGAAAGCCAAGACATTCCATGACCAAAATATTAGGAGGAAGAGTTTTAAGATAGGTGATGAAGTGCTTGTGTACAATTCGAGGTTGCGATTGATGCCCGGGAAGTTGAGATTTAGATGGGACGGTCCATTCAAGGTGGTGGATGTCAAGCCTTATGGAGTGGTGGAAGTGATTCACCCTATCAATGGGATCAAGTTTAAAATCAATGGTCATAGGGTGAAGCTCTATCACACTCAATCTAAGaatgccaaggagttggagattttCCTCCTTGGAGAAGTTTCAAGTGACCAATGA